The proteins below are encoded in one region of Ferruginibacter lapsinanis:
- a CDS encoding glycoside hydrolase family 97 protein, giving the protein MLTQRLLILLVTFITSINVINAQAKKTTVNSPDKNIILSFWINEAGTPMYACTYKTKDVILPSGMGFTIKENFSKTFLPSLRFNLAVIKTEQQSVDEKWQPVWGEVKEIRDNYNQLTVHLTQTNSTPVLMDIVFKVFNDGVGFRYEFPQQKNLNHFTIADEYTEFHLTGNHKAFWIPGDYDSNEFNPETTNLSEVDASKSLAYNQINARAFFDSNAVQTPLMLKSSDGLYINIHEAALVNYPAMNLHLDKTSYTLSSRLVPDAIGNKAYLQAPAKTPWRTIIVSDKATDIIASKLILNLNEPSVIKDPSWIKPQKFIGVWWEMHVGKSSWDRASGKHAANTANVKKYIDFAAKYGFSGVLVEGWNVGWEDWFGQWKENVFDFVTPYPDFDVKELHRYAAEKGVKMIMHHETSSSVTNYERQMDTAYRFMKENGYDAVKTGYVGKIIPRGEYHDGQWMVNHYVRVAKKTADYKIMLDAHEAVRPTGLSRTYPNWMACEAARGMEFNAWSTGNNPDHETIFPFTRFMGGPMDYTPGIFELKMVHWDSTKANNFVHTTLAKQLALYVTICSPMQMAADLPESYESRLDAFQFIRDVAVDWDDSKYLEAEPGDYITVARKAKGTNKWFIGAITDENKRSTTIKLDFLDANKKYLATIYADAKDAHWKDNPQPYEITTQVVTSKSQLKLQLAPGGGCAISLFPIE; this is encoded by the coding sequence ATGCTTACACAACGATTACTGATATTATTAGTGACATTTATTACCTCTATAAATGTTATCAATGCCCAGGCAAAAAAAACAACGGTCAATTCGCCGGATAAAAATATAATACTATCCTTCTGGATCAATGAAGCAGGTACACCGATGTATGCCTGCACGTACAAAACAAAAGATGTCATTTTACCGTCGGGAATGGGCTTTACCATCAAAGAAAATTTCTCCAAAACATTCTTACCATCGTTAAGATTCAATTTGGCCGTTATAAAAACAGAACAACAATCTGTTGATGAAAAATGGCAACCGGTATGGGGTGAGGTAAAAGAAATAAGAGATAATTACAACCAGCTGACTGTTCATCTTACCCAGACAAACAGCACACCGGTTCTAATGGACATTGTATTCAAAGTTTTTAATGATGGTGTCGGCTTTAGATATGAATTCCCTCAACAAAAAAATCTTAATCATTTTACCATTGCAGATGAATACACAGAATTTCATTTAACTGGTAATCATAAAGCATTTTGGATACCAGGAGATTATGACAGCAATGAATTTAATCCTGAAACGACTAATTTAAGTGAAGTTGATGCCAGCAAATCTTTGGCCTATAATCAAATCAATGCCAGGGCCTTTTTTGATAGCAATGCGGTACAAACACCGTTAATGCTGAAGAGCAGCGATGGCTTGTATATTAATATTCATGAAGCTGCATTAGTTAACTACCCGGCAATGAACTTGCATCTTGACAAAACCAGTTACACATTATCGTCAAGATTGGTGCCGGATGCAATTGGTAATAAAGCTTATTTGCAAGCACCTGCTAAAACTCCCTGGCGCACAATTATTGTATCGGATAAAGCCACAGATATTATCGCCTCCAAGCTTATTTTAAATTTAAATGAGCCCTCTGTGATCAAAGATCCCAGTTGGATTAAACCGCAGAAATTTATTGGTGTTTGGTGGGAAATGCATGTAGGAAAATCTAGTTGGGATAGAGCCAGTGGAAAACATGCAGCTAATACGGCTAATGTAAAAAAGTATATTGATTTTGCTGCAAAGTATGGTTTTAGCGGAGTATTGGTAGAGGGTTGGAATGTAGGCTGGGAAGATTGGTTTGGTCAATGGAAAGAAAATGTTTTTGATTTTGTTACTCCTTACCCTGATTTTGATGTAAAAGAATTACACCGCTATGCCGCAGAAAAAGGTGTTAAGATGATCATGCACCATGAAACATCCAGCTCCGTTACTAATTACGAAAGACAGATGGATACCGCTTACAGATTCATGAAAGAGAACGGGTATGATGCTGTTAAAACAGGTTATGTAGGTAAGATCATTCCTCGTGGAGAATATCATGATGGTCAATGGATGGTAAATCATTATGTAAGAGTAGCAAAAAAAACAGCTGATTATAAGATCATGCTGGATGCTCATGAAGCGGTCCGTCCTACAGGATTAAGCCGCACCTATCCTAATTGGATGGCTTGTGAAGCTGCAAGAGGAATGGAGTTCAATGCCTGGAGTACAGGTAATAATCCTGATCATGAAACGATCTTCCCATTTACTAGATTCATGGGAGGACCTATGGATTATACTCCGGGAATATTTGAATTAAAAATGGTGCATTGGGATAGTACGAAAGCAAATAATTTTGTTCATACCACATTAGCTAAACAGTTAGCCTTATACGTTACTATCTGCAGCCCGATGCAAATGGCGGCAGATCTGCCTGAAAGTTATGAATCAAGATTAGATGCTTTTCAATTTATCAGAGATGTGGCAGTAGACTGGGATGACAGCAAATACCTGGAGGCCGAACCGGGAGATTATATTACCGTTGCCAGAAAAGCAAAAGGAACAAACAAATGGTTCATTGGCGCCATAACAGATGAGAACAAACGCAGCACTACAATAAAATTAGATTTTTTGGATGCTAATAAAAAATACCTGGCTACCATTTATGCAGATGCAAAAGATGCTCATTGGAAAGATAATCCTCAGCCTTACGAGATAACCACACAAGTGGTAACAAGTAAATCACAATTAAAATTACAATTAGCCCCGGGAGGAGGCTGTGCTATTAGCTTATTCCCCATTGAATAA
- the rpsA gene encoding 30S ribosomal protein S1, whose product MSFIINKQLNADAQEGSASPEVETAAVTNVPVVAPVAETVATAHDDFDWSVDKRNVSSYTKEEKAKYDDVYDNTFKQINDGEMIQATIEAITKTDAVVNIGFKSDGLISLNEFRDVVGGIKVGDIIEVMVVDKEDKNGNLHLSRKQARTSRAWERIMELHKTGEIVTGLVTSKTKGGLIVDVFGMETFLPGSQIDVKPVTDYDQFVGKTMEFKVVKINETIKNAVVSHKALIESDIEAQRAEIIGKLEKGQVLEGTIKNITDFGAFLDLGGLDGLLYITDISWGRINHPSEVLKMDQKINVVVLDFDDDKKRISLGLKQLTPHPWDTLSESIKEGEIIKGKVVNIEDYGAFLEIMPGVEGLVHVSEITWANTPINAKEFFKLGDEHEAKIVTLDKDTRKMSLSIKQMANDPWSEIDTKFPEGSKHSGTVKNITPYGVFVELASGIGGMIHVSDLSWLKRFNNPNEYTKVGATIDVIIMNIDKEGRKLQLGHKQIEEDPWNSLEDTFAVGTVHEGTVTKKDDKGAIVSLPYGLEGFAPARHLAKEDGKTVNADEVAQFQVIEFDRNDKRIVLSHTRLWEQVQEEEKQAVIKEKKADAEVTKKAVKNLQSKVEKSTLGDISALADLKAKLDGNAAADAEKEG is encoded by the coding sequence ATGTCATTTATTATTAACAAACAACTAAACGCAGATGCACAGGAAGGATCAGCTTCTCCAGAAGTTGAAACTGCTGCGGTAACAAATGTGCCTGTGGTTGCGCCTGTTGCTGAAACAGTAGCAACAGCTCACGACGACTTCGATTGGAGCGTTGACAAACGTAACGTTTCTAGTTACACAAAAGAAGAAAAAGCCAAGTATGATGATGTGTATGATAACACATTCAAACAAATCAACGATGGCGAAATGATCCAGGCGACTATTGAAGCGATCACTAAAACAGATGCTGTTGTAAACATCGGTTTTAAAAGTGATGGTTTAATTTCTTTGAATGAATTCAGAGATGTAGTTGGCGGTATCAAAGTTGGCGACATCATTGAAGTAATGGTAGTTGACAAAGAAGATAAGAACGGCAACTTACACCTTAGTCGTAAACAAGCTCGTACCAGTCGTGCTTGGGAACGCATTATGGAATTGCACAAAACTGGCGAAATCGTTACAGGTTTGGTTACAAGCAAAACTAAAGGTGGTCTTATTGTTGATGTATTCGGTATGGAAACTTTCTTACCTGGATCTCAAATTGATGTTAAACCGGTTACTGATTACGATCAGTTTGTTGGTAAAACAATGGAATTCAAAGTTGTTAAGATCAACGAAACAATTAAGAATGCTGTTGTATCTCACAAAGCACTTATTGAAAGCGATATCGAAGCACAACGTGCTGAAATTATCGGTAAATTAGAAAAAGGTCAAGTACTTGAAGGAACTATCAAAAACATCACTGATTTCGGAGCATTCCTTGATTTGGGTGGCTTAGATGGTTTACTATACATCACTGATATTTCATGGGGTCGTATCAACCATCCTTCTGAAGTATTGAAGATGGATCAGAAAATTAACGTTGTTGTTTTAGATTTTGATGATGACAAAAAACGTATCAGCTTAGGTTTAAAACAATTAACTCCTCATCCTTGGGATACATTGAGCGAATCAATTAAAGAAGGTGAAATCATTAAAGGTAAAGTAGTGAACATCGAAGACTACGGTGCTTTCCTTGAAATCATGCCAGGTGTTGAAGGTTTAGTACACGTGAGTGAAATCACTTGGGCTAATACGCCGATCAACGCTAAAGAATTCTTTAAATTAGGTGACGAACATGAAGCTAAAATTGTTACGTTAGACAAAGACACTCGTAAGATGAGTTTGTCTATCAAACAAATGGCTAATGATCCTTGGAGCGAAATTGACACTAAATTCCCTGAAGGAAGCAAACACAGTGGCACTGTTAAAAACATTACTCCTTACGGCGTATTTGTTGAATTAGCAAGCGGTATCGGTGGTATGATTCACGTAAGTGACCTTAGCTGGTTGAAACGTTTCAATAACCCTAACGAATACACTAAAGTTGGTGCTACTATCGATGTGATCATTATGAACATCGACAAAGAAGGACGTAAACTTCAGTTAGGACACAAACAAATTGAAGAAGATCCTTGGAATTCTTTAGAAGATACTTTTGCAGTAGGAACAGTTCATGAAGGAACAGTTACTAAAAAAGATGATAAAGGCGCTATCGTTTCTTTACCTTATGGTTTGGAAGGATTTGCTCCTGCTCGTCATCTTGCAAAAGAAGATGGTAAAACAGTAAATGCAGATGAAGTTGCACAATTTCAAGTAATTGAATTTGACCGTAATGACAAACGTATCGTGTTAAGCCATACTCGTCTTTGGGAACAAGTACAAGAAGAAGAAAAACAAGCTGTGATCAAAGAGAAAAAAGCTGATGCTGAAGTAACTAAGAAAGCAGTTAAAAATCTTCAAAGCAAAGTTGAAAAATCTACATTAGGTGATATCAGCGCATTAGCTGATCTGAAAGCTAAATTAGATGGCAACGCTGCTGCTGATGCTGAAAAAGAAGGATAA
- a CDS encoding T9SS type A sorting domain-containing protein yields MKNKILILVCSCLFVTNADLRAQIDITGQAKSTDNTNPIPADQGYFVPTINSGSIVIERLPKSGAPDSIEPVSLLSLVAVVTGSQKVDIYWSSSSETNIAYYIIERSKDDVEYKQLIKSPAVGNSRTTKNYYAFDASPSPNYTFYRLKQIDLNGQIKDGPIVRIKINTKMKPSVYPNPFSEFIMMDIHEISLAGLHYTLSDMNGRKHQQDQVRDKVSYIQVRELPQGAYVLSLCRNDIEIQSFTVIKK; encoded by the coding sequence ATGAAAAATAAAATTTTGATACTGGTTTGCAGTTGTCTTTTTGTTACAAATGCAGATCTCAGGGCACAAATAGACATAACCGGGCAAGCCAAAAGCACAGACAATACAAATCCTATTCCTGCTGACCAAGGTTATTTTGTACCAACCATTAATAGTGGTAGCATTGTAATTGAGAGGTTGCCAAAATCCGGTGCGCCAGATAGTATAGAACCCGTTTCTTTACTGTCATTAGTAGCAGTAGTAACAGGGTCGCAAAAAGTAGATATATACTGGTCTTCTTCTTCTGAAACCAATATAGCTTACTACATAATAGAACGTTCAAAGGATGATGTCGAATACAAACAATTGATCAAATCCCCCGCAGTAGGGAATAGCCGTACCACAAAAAATTATTATGCCTTTGATGCATCACCTTCTCCCAATTATACCTTCTATCGATTGAAGCAAATTGATTTGAACGGGCAGATCAAAGATGGCCCTATCGTTCGCATCAAGATAAATACAAAAATGAAACCGAGTGTTTATCCAAATCCTTTTTCAGAATTCATAATGATGGATATCCATGAGATATCTCTGGCAGGATTACACTATACCTTATCAGACATGAATGGCAGAAAGCATCAGCAAGACCAGGTAAGGGATAAGGTTAGTTATATACAGGTAAGAGAACTTCCACAGGGAGCATATGTATTGAGTTTATGTAGAAACGATATCGAAATACAATCATTTACCGTGATCAAAAAATAG
- the hxpB gene encoding hexitol phosphatase HxpB: protein MQLNTVIFDMDGVLIDSEPLWSEATDEVFKNYGIQISQEQYSTTTGLRTKEFVNWWFTVYKIPQEKALQAERDIVETVVSKINQKGKAMPGLSHIFNFFIDRKFKIGLATSSGFAVIDTVVDKLGIRNYLQAISSADQLEYGKPHPQVYLNCAEKLNTNPSNCICFEDSFNGLIAAKAAKMKCVVIPAPHESQHVKFNAADLKISSLQNFNELLMQSL, encoded by the coding sequence ATGCAATTGAATACAGTAATTTTTGATATGGATGGCGTGCTGATTGATAGCGAACCTTTATGGAGTGAAGCTACCGACGAAGTGTTTAAAAACTATGGCATACAAATTTCCCAGGAGCAGTATAGCACTACAACCGGGCTGAGAACAAAGGAGTTTGTAAACTGGTGGTTCACTGTTTATAAAATTCCACAGGAAAAAGCATTACAGGCTGAAAGAGACATTGTAGAAACTGTAGTGAGCAAAATAAATCAGAAAGGAAAAGCAATGCCGGGTCTCTCCCACATTTTCAATTTTTTTATTGACAGAAAATTCAAGATCGGATTAGCTACATCTTCCGGATTTGCTGTTATAGATACAGTAGTAGATAAATTAGGTATCAGAAATTATTTACAGGCTATTTCCTCTGCAGACCAGTTAGAATATGGCAAGCCACATCCTCAGGTATATTTAAACTGTGCAGAAAAATTAAACACCAACCCTTCAAACTGTATTTGTTTTGAAGATTCTTTTAACGGACTAATTGCAGCCAAAGCCGCAAAAATGAAATGTGTTGTAATACCTGCACCACATGAAAGTCAGCATGTAAAATTCAATGCAGCAGATCTAAAAATTTCTTCCCTGCAAAATTTTAATGAGTTGTTGATGCAGAGTTTGTAA
- a CDS encoding lysophospholipid acyltransferase family protein, which yields MPAWFEKFKETKLIKGTVYVIVGLITYPGLNIINRLQVNGMENLRKLPKQNVLFVSNHQTYFADVITFLHIFCAVRWRKKNGLGIPYYLLWPFTNVKYVAAEETMKKNWISRLFMLAGALTVRRTWNDGSKEVRRTLDPSDTRKIEKALQKNWVITFPQGTTKPFAPGRKGTAFIIKQHRPIVIPVVINGYWRAFNKKGLKFKKTGIKLSVTFKEPLKIDYEDTTENILAQIMDAIEQSKEFMFKGRHHLVHS from the coding sequence ATGCCTGCCTGGTTTGAAAAATTTAAAGAGACTAAACTGATAAAAGGGACGGTGTATGTTATTGTAGGATTAATTACATACCCTGGCCTGAATATTATTAATAGGTTGCAGGTTAATGGAATGGAAAATCTGCGAAAGCTTCCTAAGCAGAATGTTTTATTTGTAAGCAATCATCAAACCTATTTTGCAGACGTTATTACATTTCTACATATTTTTTGTGCAGTAAGGTGGCGAAAGAAAAATGGCTTGGGAATCCCTTATTATTTATTGTGGCCTTTTACCAATGTGAAATATGTAGCAGCAGAAGAGACCATGAAAAAGAATTGGATCAGCAGGTTGTTTATGCTAGCAGGAGCTCTTACCGTAAGACGTACATGGAATGATGGAAGTAAAGAGGTCAGACGCACCCTTGATCCAAGTGATACCAGAAAAATAGAAAAGGCATTACAAAAAAATTGGGTGATCACTTTTCCGCAAGGAACCACCAAGCCCTTTGCTCCGGGGAGGAAAGGAACGGCTTTTATTATAAAACAACATCGACCAATAGTAATACCGGTTGTAATAAATGGTTATTGGCGTGCTTTTAACAAAAAAGGATTGAAATTCAAAAAGACAGGGATCAAATTGTCTGTTACATTTAAAGAGCCGCTAAAAATTGATTACGAGGATACTACCGAAAATATTCTGGCACAAATAATGGATGCCATCGAACAGAGTAAGGAGTTTATGTTTAAAGGCAGACATCACTTAGTTCATAGTTGA
- a CDS encoding acyl-CoA thioesterase, which produces MEKKASESLVVMTELVMPNDTNHLGNLMGGRLMYWMDIAAALSTMKHTETACVTASVDNISFESPIKLGNVVHIEAKLTRTFKTSMEVHIIVWGEDAMQKYRYKSNEAFMTFVSLDQNNKPQEISYNLIPESEEEKRLFDGALRRRQLRLILSGKMKPHDADELKALFMTP; this is translated from the coding sequence ATGGAGAAGAAAGCATCCGAATCATTAGTTGTTATGACAGAGTTGGTAATGCCCAATGACACCAATCATCTAGGTAATTTAATGGGAGGAAGATTAATGTACTGGATGGATATTGCAGCAGCATTATCAACAATGAAACATACAGAAACAGCCTGCGTAACTGCTTCTGTTGATAATATATCTTTTGAAAGTCCTATTAAATTAGGCAATGTGGTGCATATTGAAGCTAAACTAACAAGAACTTTCAAAACAAGTATGGAAGTACATATTATTGTTTGGGGAGAAGACGCTATGCAAAAGTATCGCTACAAAAGCAATGAAGCATTCATGACCTTCGTTTCGCTGGATCAAAATAATAAACCACAGGAAATCTCCTATAACTTAATACCTGAAAGTGAGGAAGAAAAAAGATTGTTTGATGGTGCATTAAGAAGAAGACAATTGAGGCTGATACTTAGTGGAAAAATGAAACCACATGATGCTGATGAACTGAAAGCCCTATTTATGACGCCGTAA